The Bradyrhizobium guangxiense genomic sequence CTGCGTTGTTCGCAGACGCCCGCATCCAGGTGCCGCGCAGGTCATACCGGGAAAATACGGGCATCCGGGGCGACGGTCGATCGATGAACTGCACTAACTCCGACTTGCCATCCGCTTTCCCGCCGATGCCTTTGATCCAGGTCAACAGGCGCCTCTCCTGCTCAGCTAAATGAGGTGTCGCGTAGTCCCCGCTACGCGACCCCAACCCAAGCCGTCGGCTTCCCCAAGGGCTGGCGGCTTTCTTTTTTCCGCCTTCGTCAGTTCGGTGTCCGGCATCCATCCGGGCAACTACCTAGGTTGTCGCGAATTTGCGCTTCGTCAATCCGGTGTGGCCTTCCGTCTACTTAACTTGCGTTAAGTGATCAGGGAGGCGCCCATGCTGGTGAATATCAACACGCATCGACGGCCCGTCGACGGACACCTTGCCGCTCTTGCCGGTGAGCGGGTGCTTTGCAGTGAGTACAGGTATCGCAAAGGGACCGAGATCTTCGGTGAGGGCGAAGAAGCCGAATACGTCTATCAGATCACCGCGGGCGCAGTCCGGACCCACAAGCTGCTCGCAGACGGCCGTCGCCAGATCAATGCCTTTCATCTGCCGGGCGACATGTTCGGATTCGAGAATGGCACCAGTCACCGCTTTACAGCCGAAGCCATCATCGAAACCAGCGTTCGCATCATGAGGCGGGGCAGCATCATCGAGGCAACCGAGAACCGGGACGGCGGCACAAAGAGCCTTCTGAGACTGGTCACGCAGAACCTCCAGCACGCCGAAGACCACATGCTCCTGCTGGGACGAAAGACCGCTCAAGAGCGGGTTGCCACGTTTCTCGTCGAGATGGATGCGCGACTGGGACATCCTCAACTTATGACCCTCCCCATGAGCCGTCGCGACATTGCGGATTATCTCGGGCTTACGCTCGAGACTGTTTCGCGCGCCTTATCCGGACTTCGGGAACAAAATCTGCTTCGCTTCGAGGGCACGACTCAAAGACGGATCGAACTGCTTCGGCGTGAAGAACTCGTGGAGCTGGGCCCATGACCCTCGGTGATGGCACCGGCTGGAGGTCCTCGAAGGATTGCGCATAGATGTCTGGAGTTTGTCAGGGAGGTAAGGACGCGACGATTTGGTGGGCCTGGTGGGTCGCTTCGTCGGCTAACAAGCGTCCCGTCCGTACGGCAAGCGGCAGCCCGGACAGCGCACGTCGTCCTTGATGACATCATGCCGGTGTTTTGCCCGACACGGCAAACTCAATTAGCAAAATCCGCAAGCCATCGCGCTGGCAGCTAACTCATTGATCCCGTTGCTACCGGCTACTGTGCATGGGGTTGTTTTCGCGTTTTTGTGGTCGAGCGGCCCTGACGACGGCTACGTGGGCCGCCGTCCACGCCGCTACGCCACCCTTGCGATGCGGCCATCCGCCGATACCGCGCGCAGGTTCTGGAAGAACTTCTCCACCTCGCGCGATAGCGTATCGGCGGTCTCGGTCAGGCTGCTCGCGGCCGTCAACACCGAGGTTGCCGCCGTATCGGTCTCGCCGATGGCGTCGCGCAGCGAGGTGATGTTGGCGACCAGTGTCTCGTTGCCCTGCGCGGCGCTCTGCGCGTTGGACGAGATTTCGCGCGTGGCGGCGTCCTGCTGACTGACGGCGCCGGCGATCGCCGAGGTGACCTCGTTGATCTCGCGCACCGCACCGCCGATCTCGCGGACGGCGTCGACCGCGTTGCGGGTCGAGGCCTGGATCATCGCGACGTTCTCGCTGATCTCGGCGGTGGCCTTGGCGGTCTGGCCCGCGAGCGCCTTCACTTCATGAGCGACCACGGCAAAGCCGCGGCCGGCATCGCCGGCGCGCGCGGCTTCGATGGTGGCGTTGAGGGCGAGCAGATTGGTCTGCTCGGCGATCGCCTGGATCAGATTGAGCACGCCGTCAATGCGCTGCGTGGCTGCGGCAAGGCTCTCGATCTCGGAGATCGACTTCTCGGTGCGCTGGCCGGTCTGCTCGACCGCACCGGCGCTCTGGCGCACCTGGCGGCCGATCTCCACCACCGAGGCCGACAGCTCCTCGGCCGCGCCCGCCACCGCCGTGACGTTGTGCGAGGCCTGCTCGGTGGCGTTCGCCGCCGTGCCGGCGCGGCTGGAGGCGTCCGCGGTGACGCGGGTGATGGTCTGCGCGGTCTCGCGCATGACCGAAGCGTTGTCGCTGAGGCCGCGCATGATCGCGCCGATCGCCTCGCGAAACTGCTCGACCGATCGTTCGATGTGGCGAGCGCGCTCCTCGCGCGCGGCGGAATCCTGCGAGACCTGCGAGGCCAGATTGCGGTTGCGGCCCATGGCCTCCTGGAAGACCTGGATCGCGCGGGCGAGCGCGCCGATCTCGTCGGCGCGGTCGGAGTGCGGCACCTCGACGTCCTCGGCCCCGTCCGCGACCTGCTTGATGGTGGCGGTGATCGAGGCGAGCGGCCGGGCGATCGAGCGGGCGATGATGACGATGCCGATCACGACGAGGGCCAGCGCCACGCCGCCGAGGCAGGTCAGCACGAAGGACAAGTCGCGATTGGTCTCGGTCTGCTGCGCGATCTGTTTGGCGCGCTCGGCATAGACCTTGGACAGCGCCTCGAGATCCTTGTTCAGCGCCGAGCGCACGGCGCGGTTGGCGTCGTTGTCGCCCCATTCGCGGCCGGCCGCCGCATTGATCTCGACACCGCGGCGCACCAGCTCCTTGCGGAACTCGACGAACTGCTCGATGCGCTTCTTGAAGGTTGCGAACTGCTCGGCATCGTCGGCCTTGACGATGGTCTCCCAGCGCTTCACGACGTCCAGGATCTGCTCGTTGAACTTGAGCAGGCCCTCGCCGTACTTCTTCACGACCTTCGGCTCGGTCGACATGTAGACGCCGCGCGATTCCATCACGACCGCATAGACCAGCGAGTTGACGCGCTCGACATTCAGCGCGGCGGCGTTCGCCGTCTCGATCGCACTGGTCAGGTCGGCGCTGCGGCGGCTGTTGTAGTCGGACAATAGGGCGATCGCCGCCGTGAGCAGCGCGAACAGCGCGAAGATCGCGTAGAGCTTGGTCGTAAGCGAAAATCGGCCTGCCGGCTTGGCGGCATTCCCAGATCGATCTGCTGTCATGGTTGTTCACGGGCTCGGAATGGCCTGAAACGGCCGGTGAGCGGGGTTCGGGCAAAATTGATGCAAAACTATGCAGAACGAAGGTGGACGCGACGTTAACGCGGGGGGCCAGCGAGGAGGGCGCGCGGCCGACGAAATGGCGAATTATTTCAGCTGGTTGGCGGCGCATCATCGGTTTTCGGCAGACCGCTATGGGGCGGACCCGCGAAAGCTCCAACATGGGCGTGCACGCCGGCCGCCAAGCGCGTATTCCCTGACGCTGTGATCACCTGCAAGATCGATCGGACTCGGCCACCGGCCGACGAACCCGGGAGAGGCCCTTGGTCTACCGCCACACCATCGACGCCACGACCCACATGTTCCCTGACTTGCGCGATCTTCTCGCCAAGGCGACGCCGCCGCGCTCCGGCGACCGGCTGGCCGGGATCGCTGCCGACACGGCCGAGCAGATGATCGCGGCGCGGATGGCGCTCGCCGACGTCCCGCTCGCCCAATTCCTGCAGGAAGCCGTCATCCCCTATGAGGCCGACGAGGTCACCCGTCTCGTCATGGACAGCCATGACGCGAAAGCCTTCGCGCCGGTGGCGTCCCTGACCGTCGGGGCCTTCCGCGACTGGCTGCTGTCGGATGCCGCAACGCCCGATGTGCTGCGCAGGCTGGCGGGCGGCATTACGCCCGAGATGGCGGCCGCGGTGTCGAAGCTGATGCGCAACCAGGATCTGATCCTGGCGGCGCGGAAATGCGAGGTCACCACCGCCTTCCGCAACACCATCGGCCTGAAGGGGCGGATGAGCACGCGGCTGCAGCCCAACCATCCGTTCGACGATGCCAGGGGCATCACCGCCTCGATCCTCGACGGCATCCTGCTTGGGGCCGGTGATGCCTGCATCGGCATCAATCCCGCCAGCGACGATCCGGCCGTGATCGCGCAATTGCTGCGGTTGCTCGACGAGATCATCGCGCGGTTGAAGATCCCGACGCAAGGCTGCGTGCTGACCCACGTCACGACGACGCTGTCGCTGATCGGGCAGGGCGTGCCGGTCGACCTCGTCTTCCAGTCGGTCGCCGGCACCGAGGCTGCCAACCGCAGTTTCGGCATCAACCTTGCGCTCCTGAAGGAGGCGCAGGAGGCCGGGCTGTCGCTGCAGCGCGGCAGCGTCGGGCAGAACGTGATGTATTTCGAGACCGGCCAGGGTTCGGCGCTGTCGGCGAGCGCCCATCATGGCGTCGACCAGCAGACCTGCGAGGCCCGCGCCTATGCGGTGGCCCGCGCCTTCGCCCCGCTGCTGGTCAACAGCGTGGTCGGCTTCATCGGCCCGGAATATCTCTATGATGGCAAGGAAATCATCCGGGCCGGGCTGGAGGATCATTTCTGTGGCAAGCTGCTCGGCCTGCCGCTCGGCATCGACATCTGCTACACCAACCACGCCGAGGCGGACCAGGACGACATGGACAATCTGCTGACGCTGCTTGCCGCCGCCGGCGTCACCTTCATCATGGGCGTCCCCGGTGCGGACGACGTCATGCTGAACTACCAGTCGACGTCTTTTCACGACGCGCTCTATGTCCGGGACGTCTTCGGCTTTCGCCGCGCGCCGGAATTCGACGACTGGCTGGCGCGGTCGGGCATCACGGGCGGCGATTTCCGGATTGCCGGTGATGCAGGCCTGCTGCCCGATTTTGCCTCGCGGCTGATCGCGTGAGGGCGGCACGAAGCATCAAACTTTCTCTTTCAGGAAACCATTGACGCCGCCCGGAATTATGCTTGTGCCACAATATTGAGAAATTCCGGCGGCAGCATTACGCTATGTGTCTGGCTGGCAATTTCCGCACCATCGTGGCGGGGGGGCTTAGATGCGAGCTGAAAGTAACGGAACGTCCCGGCGGATCCTCTGCGTGTTTCCGCGCTACACCTCCTCGTTCGGTACGTTCGAGCATTCCTATCCCCTGACCGATGGTGTCCGTGCCTTCATGCCGCCGCAGGGTCTGCTGCTGATCTCCGCCTATCTGCCGCAGGATTGGCAGGGCAAATTCGTCGACGAGAACCTCCGCCGCACCACCAGGGACGAGTTCGAATGGGCCGAGGCGGTCTTCGTCAGCGGCATGCACATCCAGCGCCAGCAGATGAACGATATCTGCCGCCGCGCTCATGAATTCGATCTGCCGGTCGCGCTTGGCGGTCCCTCCGTCAGCGCTTGTCCCGACTATTATCCGTCGTTCGACTATCTCCATGTCGGCGAGCTCGGCGATGCCACCAACCAGCTGATCGAGATCCTGTCGCACGACACCTCGCGGCCGGAGCAGCAGGTGGTCCTCACGACCAAGGACCGGGTGCCGATGACGGAGTTTCCGATCCCGGCCTACGAACTGGCCGATGTGAAGAAATATTTTCTCGGCAGCATCCAGTATTCCAGTGGCTGTCCCTATCAGTGCGAGTTCTGCGACATCCCCGGCCTCTACGGCCGCAACCCGCGCATCAAGACGCCGCAGCAGATCATCGCCGAGCTCGACCGCCTGCGCGAATGCGGCATGACAGACACGATCTATTTCGTCGACGACAATTTCATCGGCAACCGCAAGGCGGCGATGGACCTGCTGCCGCATCTGATCGAATGGCAGAAGCGGACCGGCTATGTGGTGCGGCTCGCCTGCGAGGCGACGCTCAACATCGCCAAGCGGCCCGAGATCCTCGAGAAGATGCGCGAGGCCTATTTCATCACCATCTTCTGCGGCATCGAGACGCCGGATCCCGACGCGCTGAAGGCGATGCAGAAGGACCACAACATGATGGTCCCGATCCTGGAGGGCGTGCGCACCATCAACTCCTACGGCATGGAGGTCGTCTCGGGCATCATCATGGGGCTCGACACCGACAAGCCGAATACGTCGGAGGCGCTGCTCGCTTTCGTCGAGGAATCGCGGATTCCGCTGCTCACGATCAACCTGCTTCAGGCGCTGCCGAAGACGCCGCTGTGGGACCGGCTCCAGCGCGAGGGGCGCCTGGTCGAAGACGACGGCCGCGATTCCAACGTCGACTTCCTGTTGCCCTATGACGAGGTCGTCGCGTCCTGGAAGCATGCAATGGCGGTCGCCTACGCGCCCGACAAGGTCTACGCCCGCTATCAGTATCAGTGCGATCATGTCTACTCGCGCCGTCTCAAGATGCCGGTGCCGGACGAGATGAAGACCTGGCCCAACATCCGGCGCGGCCTCGTCATGCTGCGCAACATCTTCTGGAAGGTCGGTGTGCTCGGCGACTACAGGCGCGTGTTCTGGAAGTTCGCGCTGGGGCGCATCAAGCGCGGCGACATCGAAGGCCTGATCGGCTGTACGCTGATCGCGCACCACCTCATCACCTTCGCGCGTGCCGCCTCAAGCGGCAAGCAGAACGCCTCGAACTATTCGATCCGGCTGCGCGAGGCCGCCGTTCCCGCCGAATGAGCGACAAGCCCATTCCGGCCCGCCCAACCGTTGACCTGCGGTCGTTCACGCCCGCGCGCGTCGCGCTCGGACGCAGCGGCGCAAGCGTGCCGACGAAGGCGCTGCTCGATTTCACGCTCGATCATGCCCGCGCCCGCGATGCCGTGCACGCCGCCTTCGATGCGCCGCGCCTGCTCGCCGATCTCCGCGCACTCGGACTTGCCGTCACCGAGGCGAAGAGCCGGGTGGTCGACCGCAGCGACTATCTGCGGCGGCCGGATCTGGGACGACGGCTTGAAGCGGGCTCTGCCGAGGCTTTGGCGCGAGCGGCTTCCGCGCCGTGCCAGCTCGCGCTGGTGATCGGCGATGGCCTGTCCGCGGCGGCGGTCCACGCCCATGCGGTGGCTCTGGTGGGGCGCCTGCTGCCGCTGCTGGCGGAAGGAGACGATGTCGCGGTTGGCCATGTCGTCGTCGCCTCCGGCGCGCGCGTCGCGCTCGGCGACGAGATCGGCACCATTCTCGGCGCGCGCATGGTCGTGATGCTGATCGGCGAGCGGCCCGGCCTGTCGGCGCCCGACAGTCTCGGCGCCTATCTGACTTTCGCGCCGAAACCCGGCCGCACCGATGCCGAGCGCAATTGCGTCTCCAACATCCACCACGCCGGGTTGAGTTATGACGAGGCTGCCTTCAAGATTGCCTGGCTGGTGCGCGAAGGGCTGGCCCGGCAGGTCAGCGGCGTGGCGCTGAAGGACGAGAGCGCAGACCGCGCGCCGCGTCGAATTGGCACATTATCGCCCGGATGACCGGCAACCCCGCCCAAATCGCCGCTTCTTGATCGATTCGGCCACGCTGGGCCTGCTTGCGAAAAGACCTGTTGACCTGCTAAACCCCACGCGGCGATTTTCCGCGCATTTTCAAAGGGCAAGCCTCCCATTGGTATGGCGTTTTCAAGCCGTTCGCGGTGCGCAATAAGCTCCCAAGACCGAGCCGATTTAGGAACTGGACAAGGCATGCTCGAAAAGCACAGCGAGAGTGAGGTTCATGTCGACAAGGTCGAGCAAGGACCTACGTCCTCGATCGCCTTCGGGCTGGAGCGTCTCGGGCTGATCGCCGTCCGGGCGCCGATCGTCTCCTGCATTGTCCTGCTCGCGCTGATCGTCGGCGCCGTGTTCGGTATCCACCGGATCAAGATCGACGATTCGCTGTCGCAGCTGTTTCGCTCCGACACCCGCGAATTCCGCCAATATGAAGAGGTGACCAAGAAGTTCCCCGCCGAGGAATTCGACGTCCTCGTCGTGGTCGAGGGCAAGACCCTGCTGGCGCGGAACAATCTGGAGAAGCTGCGCGACTTCGTCACCGATCTGCAGCTGGTCGAAGGCACGCGTGGGCTCGTCTCGCTGTTCTCGGCGCGCCAGGCGCCGGCGCCGGGCAAGCTGCCGGCGGCCCTGTTCCCGGCCGAGCTGCCCGAGGGCGCGGCCTATGACAAGTTCATCGAGACGGTCAAGAACAACGAGATCATCCGCGGCAAGCTGCTGTCGGAGGACGGCACGCTGGCGCTGATCGTGCTGTCGCTCGATCCGGAGGTCGTCGCCTCCAACAAGCTGACCAAGACGGTGGCCGACATCCGCGCGCTGATGAAGGAGGATCTCAGCGACACCGGGCTCAATGTGCAGCTCTCGGGGGTGCCGGTCATGCAGCTCGAGATCCGCAACGCGGTCGAACGTGACGGGCTGACTTACAACATCCTCGGCATTCTCGCCGGCTGCATCATCGCCATCATCTTCTTCCGCAAGATCTCGTTCATGATTGCGGCGGCATTCCCGCCGATGATCGCGATCCTGCTGGCGCTCGGCGCGCTCGGCTGGGCCAATTTCAATCTCAACATGTTCTTGAACGTGATGACGCCGCTCATCATGGTGATCAGCTTCTCGGACTCGATGCAGCTCACCTTCGCCGCGCGCGACCGGCTGATCGCAGGCCAGGATAAGTTCACCGCGTTCAAGAACGCGGTGCTGGTGGTGGGACCGGCCTGCGTGCTGACGCACGGCACCGCCGGCATCTCCTTCATCGCGTTGCAATTCTCCGACTCCGATCTGATCCGCAAGTTCGGCGAGGCCGGCCTTGCCGCTACCATCATCGCTTTGGTCGCCGTGCTGTCGCTGGTGCCGGTGTTTGGCGTGCTGTTCGTGCGCAACGAGAAGGTCTTTGCGGTCAAGTTCCAGGGCGCGGATGCCGGCGTCCAGGCGCTGCGCAATTTCTGCTACTGGATCGCGGTGCGCATGGTCGGCCGGCCCGGCCTGTTCAGCCTGATCGCGGTGCTGTTCGTCGGCGGCCTCGGCGTCATCTACGCCAATCTGGAGCCGCGCTACCGGCTCCCCGACCAGGTGCCGGACAAGCGCCAGGCCGTTGCTGCCAGCGACCGGCTCGATGCCAAGCTCACCGGTGCCAACCCGGTCAACGTGCTGATCGCGTTCCCCAAGGGTGAATCGCTCTATTCACCGCAGACGCTCCAGACCATCGCTGAAGTCCACGCGACGGTCGAGAAGGCCGCCGGCGTCGGCAATGTCTGGTCGCTGGAGACGCTGCGCCGCTGGCTGGCGGAAAAGGCCGGCAGCGCCGACGTCGCGACGCTGAAGGAATATGTCAGCGTTATCCCCGAGCATCTGGTGCGGCGCTTCATCGACGCCGAGCAGGACGCCGTCGTCGTCGCCGGCCGCGTGCCGGACAAGGATTCCAGCCAGCTCCTGCCGATCGTCGACAAGCTCGACACCGAGCTCGACGCCGTCCGCAAGAAGCATCCCGGCTACGAGATTGCGGTGACCGGTCTTGCCGCCATCGCCGCGCGCAACTCGGCCAGCATGATCGAGAAGCTGAACCGTGGGCTTACCGTCGAGTTCGCGCTGGTCGCGATCTTCATCGGCCTCGCCTTCCGCTCCTGGGTGGTGATGTTCGCCTGCATCCTGCCGGGCATCTTCCCGGTGGTGATGTCGGGAACGGTGCTGTGGGCGATGGGCGAGGGGCTGCAATTCGCCAGCGTCGTCGCGCTCACCGTCTCGTTCGGCCTCGGCTTGAGCGCCACCATCCACTTCCTCAACCGCCTGCGCCTGGAGAGCAAGCCGGGCGTCGGCTCCGCGCTCGCGGTGGAGCGGGCGACCGTGCTGGTCGGACCGGCGCTGATCCTGACCACGGTGGTGCTGGCCTGCGGCCTCGTCGTCACCGTGTTCTCGGATCTGCCGTCGCTGCGGCTGTTCGGCTGGCTCAGCGCCTTCTCGATGGTGATGGCGCTGGTCGCCGACCTCTTCATCCTGCGGCCGACGGCGATGTGGCTGATCAATCTGCACGCCAAGCTGCAGGGCACCGACAAGCCGGCGATCTGAGCAGCTTCATCCTCCGGACATGGAATCGGCGCAGCCTGGACGACTGCGCCGGGGTTCCGGCTGAGGATGCAGCCTATGCGGCACGACAGCTCCATCGTAGCGTTTCAGCAGAAGCGGGGTGGCGATTGCGCTGCCTTTCTTGTCCCGTTCCTGACCTCAGACATGATCCTGCTCGATGTCGGCTGCGGGCCGGGGACGATCACCGCGGCGCTCGCAGGCATTGTCGGGAGGGCCGTCGGCGTTGATATCGAGCCGAAGGCAATCGCCGCAGCACATCAGCTTGCCCAGACGACGGGCCTCACCAATATGGCCTTTGTCGAGGCCGACATGGCCGCCCTTCCGTTCGAGAATGGTACGTTCGATGCCGTGTTCTTTCACGCGGTGCTGTACCATCAGAGCGAGGCGGTGCTGACGCGGACGCTGGCGGAAGCCCGACGCGTGCTAAGGCGGGGCGGGTTCGTCGCAACACGCGACGCCGATGTCGGCGGCAATATTCTTTACCCTGAGCTCGACGGCGTACGCCTCGCGCTCGATCTCTGGCAGCGCTGGTACGAGCACGAGGATGGGGAGGCGTTGCGCTTCGGTCGCAGGCAGGGCTCCATTCTCCGCGCGCACGGATTCACGCCGGTCTGGGCGGGCGCCAGCTACGTCAACCACAGCGCCGATGCGGAGAGCCGCAGCGAGGCAGTTGCCGATGCGCGGCGAAGCCTACTCGGGCTTGGGCCGCAACTCGCGGGCAAGGGGCTCGCGACGAATGATGAGATTGAGGTTGCGCTTGCCGGATGGGAGGCCTGGGGAGCCGATCCGGACGCGGTCTATTTCCGATGCCGGTGCGAATGCGTCGCACGCAGCGACTGATCCGGCGCGCCTCGCACTCACGCCTCGATCCGGACGATCCCGCACGGATTGAACTTGAAATCGCTCTCGGCGTCGTCCTGGTCGTGCGACAGCGTGAGCTTGCGATCGCGCAGCGTCGCATCGATGCCGCGCTAGGTCATGGCGTTGGCGATCTCCTCCATGGATGAGCTCCGGATGAGTTCGTGTCAGCAAAAAAGCCCCCGGCTCGCGAGAACCAGGGGCCTTATGTCTCTCAGCCGAGGAGAGCGTGTCAGCTCTTCGTCATGGTGATGTTGACGCCGCGGATCTCGCCCTTGGAAGAGATCTGCACCGTCTGCTTGGTGCCGTTGGTGCGCAGCGAGAGGTTGGCGGCAAAGCCGTTGGCCTCGACGAAGACGTCGATCTGGCCGCCGCCGGCGGTGCCCTGCAGATTGCCGAAGATGTTGCGGCTGGACTCGCTCCAATTGCCGGAGATGCGCTCGCCCTGGCTCGTCACGTCGCTGGTGAGGTCGAACTTGTAGCTGTCTGACGCACAGTGCAGGGCCTGCTTCAGATTGAGGCCGCTGCCGGCGACCTTGTAGTCTGCCTTGCAGCGAATGCGCTCGGTGGAGCCGTCGGACAGCGACACCGTGCCGGTGCCGGTCCACGCGCCGTCGAAACCGGCAAACGGGCCGGAGGACTGAGCATGGCTTGCCGAAACCGAAAGGAGCAGCGCCGCCCCGATGCCGGCCGCCTTGATTGCCAGTCCAGATCGCCCAAAGAATGTCATCGCAAATATCCCGTTTTGGAACGACGCCCGCTCACGCGTGATAACGTCTCGCCACATCGAAAGTTTAGTGCTCCGAGCCAGTGTCAGGTTCAAAGCCAGACCGCCAGAGATGGCCGTTCACGACGTCTCGCGCCAGGCCTGGATTGGCTGATTTGGACTTGTTTCGGCATGTTTCTGGCGGGAACGCCGGGGCGGAGAGATGCAGCTCTGCAACAGGTATGCAGTAAAGCGCAGCCTCCCAGAATTATGACGTAGTATCAATCTCTTACATCTGCCAATGAAGGTCGGGGGAAGACCTGATTTGGCGGGCGCGGCGCCAATTTGGCCGCATTTGCCAGTGCTTGTGCCTTCTCTGAGGCCGCACTTTCCGCGCGGCAACTTGCCATCAGAATAGTCCGTTCCGGTCATCCGCCCTGTGCAGTCCGGGCCCGGTGCGATTCTGCCGTCAGAATGAAGGAATACAATGCGTAAGCTTCTCGTCGCTCTCACCCTGTTGTCGGCATCTGTTTCGACGGCGGCGTTCGCACAGCAAGGGCGCGGCACGGACGCCGAGCAGAAGGCCTGCACGCGCGACGTGCAGAAGTTCTGCCGTCCTGTTATCGACCAGGGCGATTTCACCGTCCTGGCCTGCCTCAAGGAGAACCGGGCCAAGATCTCACAGGCCTGCGACCAGGTCCTGAAG encodes the following:
- a CDS encoding helix-turn-helix domain-containing protein yields the protein MLVNINTHRRPVDGHLAALAGERVLCSEYRYRKGTEIFGEGEEAEYVYQITAGAVRTHKLLADGRRQINAFHLPGDMFGFENGTSHRFTAEAIIETSVRIMRRGSIIEATENRDGGTKSLLRLVTQNLQHAEDHMLLLGRKTAQERVATFLVEMDARLGHPQLMTLPMSRRDIADYLGLTLETVSRALSGLREQNLLRFEGTTQRRIELLRREELVELGP
- a CDS encoding methyl-accepting chemotaxis protein: MTADRSGNAAKPAGRFSLTTKLYAIFALFALLTAAIALLSDYNSRRSADLTSAIETANAAALNVERVNSLVYAVVMESRGVYMSTEPKVVKKYGEGLLKFNEQILDVVKRWETIVKADDAEQFATFKKRIEQFVEFRKELVRRGVEINAAAGREWGDNDANRAVRSALNKDLEALSKVYAERAKQIAQQTETNRDLSFVLTCLGGVALALVVIGIVIIARSIARPLASITATIKQVADGAEDVEVPHSDRADEIGALARAIQVFQEAMGRNRNLASQVSQDSAAREERARHIERSVEQFREAIGAIMRGLSDNASVMRETAQTITRVTADASSRAGTAANATEQASHNVTAVAGAAEELSASVVEIGRQVRQSAGAVEQTGQRTEKSISEIESLAAATQRIDGVLNLIQAIAEQTNLLALNATIEAARAGDAGRGFAVVAHEVKALAGQTAKATAEISENVAMIQASTRNAVDAVREIGGAVREINEVTSAIAGAVSQQDAATREISSNAQSAAQGNETLVANITSLRDAIGETDTAATSVLTAASSLTETADTLSREVEKFFQNLRAVSADGRIARVA
- a CDS encoding ethanolamine ammonia-lyase subunit EutB, which gives rise to MVYRHTIDATTHMFPDLRDLLAKATPPRSGDRLAGIAADTAEQMIAARMALADVPLAQFLQEAVIPYEADEVTRLVMDSHDAKAFAPVASLTVGAFRDWLLSDAATPDVLRRLAGGITPEMAAAVSKLMRNQDLILAARKCEVTTAFRNTIGLKGRMSTRLQPNHPFDDARGITASILDGILLGAGDACIGINPASDDPAVIAQLLRLLDEIIARLKIPTQGCVLTHVTTTLSLIGQGVPVDLVFQSVAGTEAANRSFGINLALLKEAQEAGLSLQRGSVGQNVMYFETGQGSALSASAHHGVDQQTCEARAYAVARAFAPLLVNSVVGFIGPEYLYDGKEIIRAGLEDHFCGKLLGLPLGIDICYTNHAEADQDDMDNLLTLLAAAGVTFIMGVPGADDVMLNYQSTSFHDALYVRDVFGFRRAPEFDDWLARSGITGGDFRIAGDAGLLPDFASRLIA
- a CDS encoding B12-binding domain-containing radical SAM protein, whose protein sequence is MRAESNGTSRRILCVFPRYTSSFGTFEHSYPLTDGVRAFMPPQGLLLISAYLPQDWQGKFVDENLRRTTRDEFEWAEAVFVSGMHIQRQQMNDICRRAHEFDLPVALGGPSVSACPDYYPSFDYLHVGELGDATNQLIEILSHDTSRPEQQVVLTTKDRVPMTEFPIPAYELADVKKYFLGSIQYSSGCPYQCEFCDIPGLYGRNPRIKTPQQIIAELDRLRECGMTDTIYFVDDNFIGNRKAAMDLLPHLIEWQKRTGYVVRLACEATLNIAKRPEILEKMREAYFITIFCGIETPDPDALKAMQKDHNMMVPILEGVRTINSYGMEVVSGIIMGLDTDKPNTSEALLAFVEESRIPLLTINLLQALPKTPLWDRLQREGRLVEDDGRDSNVDFLLPYDEVVASWKHAMAVAYAPDKVYARYQYQCDHVYSRRLKMPVPDEMKTWPNIRRGLVMLRNIFWKVGVLGDYRRVFWKFALGRIKRGDIEGLIGCTLIAHHLITFARAASSGKQNASNYSIRLREAAVPAE
- the eutC gene encoding ethanolamine ammonia-lyase subunit EutC, translating into MSDKPIPARPTVDLRSFTPARVALGRSGASVPTKALLDFTLDHARARDAVHAAFDAPRLLADLRALGLAVTEAKSRVVDRSDYLRRPDLGRRLEAGSAEALARAASAPCQLALVIGDGLSAAAVHAHAVALVGRLLPLLAEGDDVAVGHVVVASGARVALGDEIGTILGARMVVMLIGERPGLSAPDSLGAYLTFAPKPGRTDAERNCVSNIHHAGLSYDEAAFKIAWLVREGLARQVSGVALKDESADRAPRRIGTLSPG
- a CDS encoding efflux RND transporter permease subunit, which encodes MLEKHSESEVHVDKVEQGPTSSIAFGLERLGLIAVRAPIVSCIVLLALIVGAVFGIHRIKIDDSLSQLFRSDTREFRQYEEVTKKFPAEEFDVLVVVEGKTLLARNNLEKLRDFVTDLQLVEGTRGLVSLFSARQAPAPGKLPAALFPAELPEGAAYDKFIETVKNNEIIRGKLLSEDGTLALIVLSLDPEVVASNKLTKTVADIRALMKEDLSDTGLNVQLSGVPVMQLEIRNAVERDGLTYNILGILAGCIIAIIFFRKISFMIAAAFPPMIAILLALGALGWANFNLNMFLNVMTPLIMVISFSDSMQLTFAARDRLIAGQDKFTAFKNAVLVVGPACVLTHGTAGISFIALQFSDSDLIRKFGEAGLAATIIALVAVLSLVPVFGVLFVRNEKVFAVKFQGADAGVQALRNFCYWIAVRMVGRPGLFSLIAVLFVGGLGVIYANLEPRYRLPDQVPDKRQAVAASDRLDAKLTGANPVNVLIAFPKGESLYSPQTLQTIAEVHATVEKAAGVGNVWSLETLRRWLAEKAGSADVATLKEYVSVIPEHLVRRFIDAEQDAVVVAGRVPDKDSSQLLPIVDKLDTELDAVRKKHPGYEIAVTGLAAIAARNSASMIEKLNRGLTVEFALVAIFIGLAFRSWVVMFACILPGIFPVVMSGTVLWAMGEGLQFASVVALTVSFGLGLSATIHFLNRLRLESKPGVGSALAVERATVLVGPALILTTVVLACGLVVTVFSDLPSLRLFGWLSAFSMVMALVADLFILRPTAMWLINLHAKLQGTDKPAI
- a CDS encoding class I SAM-dependent methyltransferase, translating into MRHDSSIVAFQQKRGGDCAAFLVPFLTSDMILLDVGCGPGTITAALAGIVGRAVGVDIEPKAIAAAHQLAQTTGLTNMAFVEADMAALPFENGTFDAVFFHAVLYHQSEAVLTRTLAEARRVLRRGGFVATRDADVGGNILYPELDGVRLALDLWQRWYEHEDGEALRFGRRQGSILRAHGFTPVWAGASYVNHSADAESRSEAVADARRSLLGLGPQLAGKGLATNDEIEVALAGWEAWGADPDAVYFRCRCECVARSD